A genomic window from Prochlorococcus sp. RS04 includes:
- the trpS gene encoding tryptophan--tRNA ligase: protein MANKKRILSGVQPTGDLHIGNWLGAINNWVTLQEQYETFLCVVDLHAITASYNPKELSKNTISTAALYVACGIDPNICSIFVQSQISAHSELCWILNCMTPINWMERMIQFKEKSIQQGNNVSIGLFDYPILMAADILLYDADFVPVGEDQKQHLELARDIAQQRINARFSKDKNILKIPQPIIMKNGSKIMSLIDGSKKMSKSDPNEGSRINLLDPPETITKKIKRAKSDSSIGIEFNNPERPESKNLLMIYSILSGKEISQCENEFLETGWGTFKKLITEQLIESLEPIQKKYKLLINDPYQLNKILNEGKEKAEDLANQTLKRVKSKLGFFEMEK from the coding sequence ATGGCAAATAAAAAAAGAATTCTTTCGGGAGTTCAACCAACTGGTGATTTACATATTGGGAATTGGCTTGGGGCCATAAATAATTGGGTTACGCTTCAAGAGCAATATGAAACATTTCTATGTGTAGTTGATTTGCACGCAATAACAGCCTCATATAATCCCAAAGAATTATCTAAAAACACTATCTCTACAGCGGCTTTGTACGTCGCTTGTGGGATAGATCCTAATATATGCTCAATTTTTGTCCAAAGTCAGATTTCAGCACATTCAGAACTTTGTTGGATATTAAATTGCATGACCCCAATAAATTGGATGGAGAGAATGATTCAATTTAAAGAAAAATCCATACAACAAGGTAATAATGTATCTATTGGATTATTTGACTATCCAATACTTATGGCTGCAGACATCCTTCTTTATGATGCTGACTTCGTCCCAGTAGGTGAGGATCAAAAACAACATCTTGAACTTGCGAGAGATATTGCACAACAGAGAATCAATGCCAGATTTAGTAAGGATAAAAATATTTTAAAGATCCCTCAACCAATCATCATGAAGAATGGTTCAAAAATAATGAGTTTAATTGATGGTTCAAAAAAGATGAGCAAAAGTGATCCTAATGAGGGCAGTCGCATTAACTTATTAGATCCCCCTGAAACAATCACAAAAAAAATTAAAAGAGCAAAAAGTGACAGTTCTATTGGAATTGAATTTAACAACCCTGAGAGACCAGAATCAAAAAATCTTTTGATGATTTATTCAATATTATCTGGCAAAGAAATTTCTCAATGTGAGAATGAATTCTTAGAGACTGGATGGGGGACGTTTAAAAAATTAATTACCGAACAACTTATTGAATCACTAGAACCTATTCAGAAAAAATATAAATTATTAATTAATGATCCCTATCAACTAAATAAAATCCTTAATGAAGGGAAGGAAAAAGCTGAAGATTTAGCAAATCAGACTTTAAAAAGAGTTAAATCAAAATTGGGATTTTTTGAAATGGAGAAATAA